The Eremothecium cymbalariae DBVPG#7215 chromosome 8, complete sequence genome has a window encoding:
- the SPP1 gene encoding Spp1p (similar to Ashbya gossypii ACR115W), which translates to MSLPGWCPPYKPHKKDQVTGEDVYCICKKPDGGELMVLCDGCEDWFHFTCVKIPIAYKDLVFSFYCPYCQAGITNQVQCGVCLPKTIWKRKCRLLNCYKECLKNSKYCCSEHGETYMKELLNRFGDSESESAAILKQMLKTANFESLGLKGMPVAKREMNPQLYDQLIEGDKRLDDLQKQLVMLHDEKMPSIKAMMDSLNKYQVWLKDVDKLLFQDKREESPYDLAASKKKGRGSKSKKIKTKSLCGYSQTHVIPCSAEEFVSQYTEESVALHSICCKLRCIKHQDWADIQRNAWEFEIECLENSEQRIQLLINIRKEQLAIQFYESLS; encoded by the coding sequence ATGAGTTTACCTGGATGGTGTCCGCCGTATAAACCACATAAGAAGGATCAAGTGACTGGCGAGGATGTTTACTGCATTTGTAAAAAGCCCGATGGTGGAGAACTGATGGTTCTCTGTGATGGATGCGAGGACTGGTTCCATTTCACTTGCGTCAAGATACCAATAGCTTATAAAGACCTTGTATTTTCATTCTATTGTCCGTATTGTCAGGCAGGGATCACAAATCAAGTTCAATGTGGAGTTTGCCTTCCAAAGACAATTTGGAAACGGAAGTGTAGGTTATTAAACTGTTACAAGGAATGTCTCAAGAATAGTAAATACTGTTGTAGTGAGCATGGTGAGACGTATATGAAAGAACTGCTGAATAGATTTGGAGACTCAGAAAGTGAATCAGCAGCTATCTTGAAGCAAATGCTAAAGACTGCTAACTTTGAAAGTTTAGGCTTGAAAGGTATGCCGGTAGCGAAGCGAGAAATGAACCCACAGCTGTACGATCAGTTAATTGAAGGCGATAAACGACTGGATGATCTACAAAAACAACTGGTTATGTTGCATGATGAAAAGATGCCTTCTATTAAGGCAATGATGGATTCTCTAAACAAGTACCAGGTGTGGCTGAAGGATGTGGACAAGCTGTTATTTCAAGATAAACGGGAGGAAAGCCCATACGACTTAGCAGCTTCTAAGAAAAAGGGTAGGGGGAGCAAATCTAAAAAGATAAAGACCAAATCCCTCTGTGGTTACAGCCAAACTCATGTGATACCATGTTCAGCTGAGGAATTCGTATCCCAATATACGGAAGAGTCTGTAGCCCTGCATTCAATATGCTGCAAATTACGTTGCATAAAGCATCAAGATTGGGCGGATATCCAGCGAAATGCTTGGGAATTTGAGATTGAGTGCCTAGAAAATTCAGAACAGAGAATACAGTTATTGATCAACATTCGAAAGGAACAGCTAGCCATCCAGTTCTACGAGTCACTTAGTTGA
- a CDS encoding uncharacterized protein (similar to Ashbya gossypii ACR116W), whose amino-acid sequence MKAFTNGGQDPTTNKIKNEEFKVWKKTIPSLYQYINSLKPNFSSSADSKEGEASCSVVFTHDIFANREKGILRASVLVSRGSNIYEVEFPSPLGLHVEEQENGGAKELVDPVFEGSMLTEDIIQPTWTFDGENIENMFYIGKQDMTVIAISSIGSLAWFKNGTLTPVRVLTEEVAESFRDNKALSHKDMISVDFAMSTDQKVIVKSQSVMVDNKKQSLLKIIDNADKLGNVTHTIPIPGTSVTPVVKFQSAHLFSTCSDDNVLRFWDVRKPAKPIWELRDTANEDGNLVCLDTSPVVDLLFATGSDNGVIKLWDLRSVIAASPDEQPTEIARLYHPGNDPVAGISFSFSSPTMFLTVGKSGNIYHWDIEYMLQDSHSDDSDEAMADPEELQQQCLKFLHTGGGRRSLRTAPKRSTVAWHEKIADIVTCVDSDTLITIYKPYFGRTDDSGDEDPEYT is encoded by the coding sequence ATGAAAGCATTTACTAACGGCGGTCAAGATCCTACTACGAATAAGATAAAAAACGAAGAGTTTAAAGTTTGGAAGAAGACCATTCCATCTTTATATCAGTATATCAATTCTTTGAAGCCAAATTTTTCGTCCTCTGCTGATAGCAAAGAAGGAGAAGCTAGTTGTAGTGTTGTGTTTACACATGATATCTTCGCGAATAGAGAGAAGGGCATACTAAGGGCATCAGTTCTAGTCTCTCGGGgtagtaatatatatgaggTTGAGTTTCCGTCACCCTTAGGATTACATGTTGAGGAACAAGAGAATGGTGGGGCTAAAGAGTTGGTGGATCCAGTTTTTGAAGGCAGTATGTTGACTGAAGACATCATTCAGCCAACATGGACTTTTGATGGcgaaaatattgaaaatatgtTTTATATTGGGAAACAAGATATGACTGTGATTGCCATTTCCAGCATTGGCTCTTTGGCATGGTTCAAGAACGGTACGTTAACACCGGTACGTGTACTTACAGAAGAGGTTGCTGAATCATTTAGAGACAACAAGGCATTGTCGCATAAGGATATGATTTCTGTAGATTTTGCAATGTCTACTGATCAGAAAGTAATAGTCAAATCGCAAAGTGTAATGGTTGACAATAAGAAGCAaagtttattgaaaatcatCGACAACGCAGACAAGCTCGGAAATGTCACGCATACTATTCCTATACCAGGTACATCTGTTACCCCCGTGGTTAAGTTTCAGAGCGCTCATTTGTTCAGCACCTGCTCAGATGACAATGTATTGAGATTTTGGGATGTTAGGAAACCTGCTAAGCCCATCTGGGAACTCAGGGATACTGCAAATGAAGACGGCAACCTGGTCTGTTTGGATACCTCACCAGTTGTGGACTTACTGTTCGCCACTGGCTCGGATAATGGAGTTATTAAACTATGGGATTTGAGATCTGTGATTGCTGCTTCACCCGACGAACAGCCTACAGAAATTGCGCGCTTGTACCATCCTGGCAATGATCCAGTCGCGGGAAtttccttctccttcaGCTCGCCAACAATGTTCCTGACCGTAGGCAAGTCAGGTAACATCTACCATTGGGATATTGAGTACATGCTGCAAGATTCACACAGCGACGACAGTGATGAGGCTATGGCCGACCCAGAAGAACTACAACAACAGTGTCTGAAGTTTCTCCATACTGGTGGCGGTAGAAGATCGTTGAGAACCGCTCCCAAGAGATCTACCGTTGCATGGCATGAGAAAATCGCCGATATTGTCACCTGTGTCGATTCAGATACCTTGATAACCATCTATAAACCATACTTCGGCAGAACCGATGATAGCGGGGACGAAGATCCTGAGTACACATGA
- the MKK1 gene encoding mitogen-activated protein kinase kinase MKK1 (similar to Ashbya gossypii ACR117W) — protein sequence MDNMAFLFKPPEQRKRNERSPKLSLPTMLVNNSSSSVECQVSGSQSSPIAFSSSTGPKHQRQTLRMSSSFSQSTCSPISTTLDSSRLDTGSSPSSPPATAAFKRPAPPSMLTCAILNSDHNTNQLVGRISSIQQDHDFADRKVYATEVSPVASVSSGQIHQLPYTSNDHSRSIESYPLAGVATHDSVSSASYLPSPKKLSAEVLPGSSPSSNTDKQDIKVASPLVETKKFNDVDELEEEMWTHFHLKDQIEELGILGEGAGGSVVKCKLKTGTKIFALKAITTLNSDQESQKQIFRELQFNKSCKSSFIVQYYGMFTDQEHSSIYIAMEYMGGKSLDAIYKHLLKYGGRVSEKVLGKIAESVLRGLSYLHERKIIHRDIKPQNVLLNEAGEVKLCDFGVSGEAVNSLATTFTGTSYYMAPERIQGQPYSVTSDVWSLGLTLLEVAQAHFPFDSGKMAANMPPIELLMLILTFTPQLKDEPESNIAWSKAFKSFIEFCLKKESRERPSPRQMLQHPWIQGQLKRQVNMAKFIQKCWAVK from the coding sequence ATGGATAATATGGCCTTTCTATTCAAACCGCCTGAGCAAAGGAAGCGCAATGAGAGATCCCCTAAGCTTTCTTTACCCACAATGCTGGTGAATAATTCATCTTCGAGTGTGGAATGTCAGGTATCTGGTTCCCAATCATCTCCAATTGCATTTTCGTCTTCTACGGGTCCAAAACATCAGCGACAGACACTGCGCATGTCgtcttctttttctcaGTCTACTTGTTCGCCTATATCGACGACTTTAGACTCGTCCAGACTTGATACAGGTTCCAGCCCATCATCGCCGCCTGCAACTGCAGCGTTCAAAAGGCCTGCTCCACCAAGCATGTTGACTTGTgcaattttaaattctGATCACAATACAAACCAATTAGTTGGCCGCATATCGTCTATACAGCAAGATCATGACTTTGCAGACAGAAAGGTATATGCAACGGAGGTGTCTCCTGTTGCATCAGTTTCGAGCGGGCAAATACACCAGCTTCCATATACTTCGAACGATCATAGCAGGTCCATTGAATCGTATCCTTTAGCTGGGGTTGCCACGCATGACAGTGTTAGTTCTGCAAGCTATTTGCCTTCTCCGAAAAAGCTGTCCGCTGAAGTGTTGCCTGGTTCTTCACCGAGCAGTAACACTGACAAACAGGATATCAAAGTGGCGTCACCCTTAGTGGAGaccaaaaaattcaacGACGTTGACGAGCTTGAGGAGGAGATGTGGACTCACTTCCATTTGAAAGATCAGATCGAAGAGCTTGGAATATTGGGCGAAGGAGCCGGTGGTTCTGTCGTCAAGTGCAAATTGAAAACAGGCaccaaaatatttgcaTTGAAGGCTATCACCACGTTGAATAGCGACCAAGAGTCTCAGAAGCAAATCTTCAGAGAACTTCAGTTCAATAAGAGTTGCAAATCTAGCTTCATCGTTCAATACTACGGCATGTTCACTGATCAGGAACACTCTTCGATATACATTGCAATGGAATACATGGGCGGGAAATCATTAGACGCCATATACAAACACTTACTAAAGTATGGGGGAAGAGTTAGTGAGAAGGTTCTTGGCAAGATAGCGGAAAGTGTCTTAAGAGGTCTATCCTACCTAcatgaaagaaaaatcatCCACCGTGATATCAAACCCCAAAACGTTCTATTAAACGAAGCTGGTGAAGTCAAACTATGCGACTTCGGTGTCAGTGGCGAGGCAGTTAACTCTCTAGCTACGACTTTCACAGGAACTTCCTACTACATGGCCCCAGAACGAATTCAAGGCCAACCATACAGTGTCACAAGCGACGTCTGGTCTCTTGGTCTCACACTGCTCGAGGTTGCACAAGCCCACTTTCCATTCGATTCGGGAAAAATGGCTGCAAATATGCCACCAATTGAGCTGCTAATGTTGATCTTAACCTTCACACCACAACTGAAAGACGAGCCCGAATCTAATATCGCATGGAGCAAAGCattcaaatctttcatTGAATTTTGTCTGAAGAAAGAGTCACGTGAAAGACCTTCCCCAAGACAAATGCTACAACATCCATGGATTCAAGGACAGTTAAAGAGACAAGTGAACATGGCAAAGTTCATCCAGAAGTGCTGGGCAGTCAAGTAG
- the MGE1 gene encoding mitochondrial nucleotide exchange factor MGE1 (similar to Ashbya gossypii ACR118W): MRQFSSLVLRSRAAAPTLRAFSSIRVGPAITTYGGILSTRVQGLRFYSEEAKKSDSDAAASEKESEGVSVNGEQKRINELEEILASKSKEVTELKDRLLRSIADFRNLQEVTKKDVQKAKDFALQKFARDLLESVDNFGHALNAFKPESVEESKEIADLYDGVKMTRDVFERTLKKHGIEKLEPLGEEFDPNKHEATFEVPQADKKPGTICHVQQIGFTLNNRVIRPAKVGVVKDNDTA, translated from the coding sequence ATGAGGcaattttcatcattagTTTTGAGATCGAGGGCTGCAGCTCCAACTTTGAGGGCTTTTTCGTCAATTCGAGTTGGGCCTGCCATTACCACCTATGGTGGGATATTATCGACTAGAGTGCAGGGGTTGAGATTCTATTCTGAAGAAGCAAAGAAATCTGACAGTGATGCAGCGGCATCTGAAAAGGAATCGGAGGGCGTTTCTGTCAATGGGGAACAGAAAAGAATTAATGAATTAGAGGAAATACTAGCGTCGAAGTCGAAGGAAGTGACAGAGTTGAAGGACCGTCTGTTGAGATCGATAGCCGATTTCAGAAATTTACAAGAAGTTACAAAGAAGGATGTGCAGAAAGCAAAGGATTTTGCACTGCAGAAGTTTGCCAGAGATCTTTTAGAATCAGTTGATAACTTTGGACACGCGTTGAACGCCTTCAAACCAGAGTCCGTGGAGGAATCAAAGGAAATTGCTGACTTATATGATGGTGTTAAAATGACTAGAGATGTGTTTGAAAGGACCCTTAAGAAGCATGGAATAGAGAAGCTTGAGCCCTTGGGAGAGGAGTTCGACCCTAACAAGCATGAGGCTACCTTTGAGGTACCTCAAGCTGACAAAAAGCCTGGCACCATATGCCATGTGCAACAGATAGGGTTTACGCTAAACAACAGAGTCATCAGACCCGCTAAAGTTGGTGTTGTGAAGGATAACGATACTGCTTAA